The Fimbriimonadaceae bacterium nucleotide sequence TGGAGCCACACCGTCTGCAAACTCCAGCTTCATTTTCTCAAGCAAACCGAAGGAGCGAGGGGAGCCTCGGCGAAGACTGGTTAATCCGGTCGCACCGGTCGCCATCATATGGTCATTCTGCTGACCCGTGACTCCAAGGTAACCCGGGGCGGCAATGGTAGGGTCCCCATAACAATCGAAGTGCTGCAAGCCCAGGTTGTGACCGAGTTCATGCGTTGCCGTACCAGCGATCGCGACAGCGAGTCTTTCTATGTTCTCTGCCCGCGTAAACATGCTCTTGAAGATCATGTCGTCGAAGTTCTTGAGATACATATACGATATATCGTCTTTATGTGCGTTTCTCCAGTCCAATCGTGTTGCCATCCCGTAGGTGGACGTGGACGCAGTTGACGCTCCGAACTTGATCCACTCGAACGGACTTGAGGGTGTAGTTTCCTTAAAAACGACGGTATAGCCCATATAGTGAGCCTCCATCGCCGCCTTGACTGTGTGCTTAAAGTAGAGAAAGTCGGAGGCGGTGAGAGCATCTTCAGGAGCTGTGTATCCCGCTGCTTCCCACGCTGCCACAATGTTCGGCGCCGCATCAGTCCAATCGAGGTAAACATCGATTGCAGGTGAGAGCGTCGCCAACCCAGCAAGGGCACCACAAGCCAAATATTTCGTTAATTTCATAGTAGACCACCATGAATCCAGGCGCTCCCCGAGCCTGAAAGTTGCCTTTCGCAACATGTTCCAGCTCAGTGTATAGGATTTTCCTGAGCTTGCCAACCGTGAAATTACCAGGTGGTCAACGATGTACACTCCATTAATCGGCGGAAGCAAGGTCTAGGGTTTGTAGACCACACCCTGCCGAGCCATGAGCTCATCCATGTCGATCCGACGAGCTTCCTTTGCCGTCTCTTTTGGGATATCCAGAATCACGACTTTCGAGAAGTCGCCTTTCCGAAAGAGCAGCATCTTCTTAGCCTTGAGGTCGCATACTTGGCTGTACCAGCTGATCGACTTCCCTTTCGTGGAGTTAAAGGGCATCGTGTCCTCAAGAAGGGAACGCACCGAATCCGTGGTCACACTACTCTGCAGACCAAGGACGGATTGGCACTTGTTGTATCGCCAGCAAGAAATCTTATCTTTGGGCGTCTCGCTTGTCCGGAAGTTAGTGCCTACCTGAAAATCGGCCGTGCCCCGATAGGTGATGGCATTGCGTTCGACGATTGCCGACGCGCCAGTTGCGTCGCCGATCACCATCTGGCCAGCCGAAAGTCCAACCCAGTCGTAAAGCTGGATCATGCTGATCACCTCTGCCACCGTTGCGCAGGAACCAATAAACTGCTCAGCTAATCCGATGCCTGCTTTGGTCTTCCCAGCAGGTCCCTCGTCCTTCTGAGGCAGGGCGTTATAGTCGTAGAAAATGCCAGCCTCGTTCATTCCTGCCTGGGCTGTTAGCGGGAAGCTGTTGTAGCCAAACGTGACGAAACCGTACTTGACCTTCTCATTCTTTGGTTGAAACCGGACCCAGTGCTTGTCATAAGGCACCTCGTTCGACATATCTTCGTTGGCACCCATCAGCACCTGACCATTGCGAGCGACAAGGAAGATCGTACAAGCCAGCGTGTTGACATAGCCAAACGCAAGTAATCCTAAAGCCAAGAGACGCAGCATCATTCTTTCACTGTACACCGTAGTAGATGCCTATTCGGTACCTAGTAAAGAAATCACATGTGCTCAAGCGCTTCGCTGCGCTCAAAGCCGTGCTTGGCCCTGTTTTCCTTCTTATAGCGCTTGTGGTCAATGAGCCTGCCTGTCCACACCCATCTGTCCCGGAGGGCTGAGCAAGTCAATGATATGCGTTTCCTCGATGGCATCAACACCGTGCGGAAAATTCGAAGGAAGAACGACCACGTTTCCGCCTGTAACTTCCACTTCGCGATAGCCGGGTTGGTCGGGATCGCCCAAGCGCCACAGGACTCGCCCAGAGACGACATAAGCGATCTGCTCGCTCTCATGGTGGTGGGTGGCAATATGGCAACCCGCCTCCAGTGTCACATGGGCAAAGAGAATCCTTTCTCCTCGAACACGTCGAAGATGGATTTTGGGAACAGGTTGCTCGTGGCGCACATCGTCCAGATTGTAGATGGTAGCTTCCATCCTTGAAGTTTGACACTTTCGAATCTAAACGCCAAGTGGGCTTCCCCGAATCGGCACCATATTGCACACAAATGCAAATCTGGTTCTATTCAAATGAAGACCGTGTCTACTTCTTCACATATTGCTTTTCATATTGGGCTATAAAGTCTGCAACTGGCATCCGGGAGATAGCTCTACCTACAACATCAAGAGCAAGGTCGTCCAACTTCTTGAATCTCACACAGCTCTTACCCATGTCAAGCTTCTTTCCGGTGGCTTTGTACTCCTTGACAAACCTGCTGGTTGACTCTTCGTCGCAGTAGATGCAAAACAGATAGACCGCCATGTGGTTCTTTTGGGAGGCTATAGAGGCAAAGGGCAGTGGTTGTTCCGGGTCGCAGTGATAGCCTTTTGGGTAGATGCTATGAGGGACAAAATAGCCGATCATGCCGTACTGCATTCCCTCTTCGTAGCCCTCAGGCAGGTGCTTCCTTATCATCTCTCGGACAGTTGAAATCGCTTCCAGGCGATCTGCTGGAAGTTCGGCGAGATACTGCTCAACGGTCGCGGCCTTGCTTGTCATGAGCTTGTTTTACCCGCTTTCGACCTACCATGATGGCTCACGTCAGCATGGAGAAGGGCGGAGGTTTTTTACGAGCCTCAGCTCGTAGTAACACGACCTCCAACGACTTGATCTATCCTAGTTTAGCGTCTATTCCTGGAAGACTCATAATGCCCTTGTTGTCTGGTATGGCCTGTTACCTGCAAGCGTCTGGAGTTTAAGAATTCCCGCATATTTGCCAGGTTTAACATTACGTGTCCTTAACATCATCGTTTTGGCACTAAGCGTGTATTAAACTCTCCCCAGGTTGCGTGGTAGCAACTCGATATGGTGCGGCTTATGCTTAATATGAAACTTATACGTCAGGCTTTGCTCCTGACCTGTTTAACAATAGGAGCAATCTTTTCATCAGATGCGGTGGCTTCGGATTTTAACACTGCCATCGCTGGACGCGTGTTCTGCGACGCGAACTGCAACAAGAAGATCGACGTCGACGAAGACGACCTTCTTATGAAGGTCAAAGTTCAACTTTACAACAGCAGCGGACAGTTGCTGGCAACAACGACTCCCGAGATTTACGGTGGCACGTACATTTTTCCGAACCTTACTCCGGGACAGAAGTACTTTGTACGAGTCGTTGTCCCCTACGGCTCCGAAGCCGTGAAGGCCTATCCTTCGCCCGCCTCGGTCGGCGTGGATAAAAGAACGATCTCGGTGATCGTTGTTAATTCGGGCGAAACCTACTACCCCAACGACTTCCTTTTGAAGTGCTGCACGGTAGGGTTTAACCAGTGCGAATGGGGCTATGATCGCTGCGGATTCTCTCCGATTGACCTCGTTCGAGGCTCATTCGACGAACTCTTCCCGAACGGTCTTACGATTGGTGGTGACAAGACTCTAACTTTCACCAGCTATCGAGCTGTGCTGAAGTTCCTACCCTCCACAGGCACGCCGAAGGCTCTTCCGAGCTCTAAGGTTGACCCCAACGACCGGTATGAGAACGACTTAGCGGGGAACGTTCTTGCTCTTGCTCTTAACGTTGCTGCTTCTGACGCAGGATTGACGATTGAAGGATATGGCGACCGCGTTATGCCGATGGGCAAGTTCCAAGGCTATACCGTTCGCGAAGTTCTCGCGATCGCAAATCAAGTGCTCGGAGGCAATTCTGGCGTCCTCCCAGCAGGGGTCAGCATCAAGGATCTGAACAGGACCCTTGAGTCGATCAACGACTTCTCTTCTTGCTACGGCGGATGCGGTGGTCGAAGCAACAACTGCGGCGGCAGAGGCTGGAAAGGCTGCGGCGGTAGCGGTGGCTGGGGCCACGGTAGCGGCGGCGGTAACGGCTGCGGCGGCGGATACGGCGGAGGCTGGTGGTAACAACCACCGGCCTTCGGGCCTTTGCAGGCTATCTGCTGTGAGGACATTACTATGAGAAATTTGATTCTTTCGACTTCAACGATTGCCGCATTGGCAATTACTGCTGCTGCAAATGCTGTTACTGTTCAAATGTTCGACCACACCGGCACGAACGCAAACAGTCTTTTTCTGATTGCTTACAACAGTGTTCCGAAAACAGTTACGGCGACGCCGTATAACGTCAAGATCGATGGCAGCCCTATCGTTGGTTACTGTGTCGATCTCGACCATCAGGCAGCGACAAATCAGACGTATCCAGCTAACGCTCTTTCTGCAATCGGTACATACGGCGCGATGGGCGGCAAGCTTGGCTATATCTACAACACGTATCACACACCAGCAATCGATCTCGATCATCAGATCGCAGTACAGGTTGCTCTTTGGGAAGTGCGATACGATGCGACATACAATCTTGATGCTGGAGCCTTCAAGCAGATTTCGCTTAACTCGACAGTCAAGGGCTATGCGCAGGCGATCCTCAATGATCTCTCTGCAAACCCTACATTCTCGAATGAAGCGATCATCTATCGCGCAACCGATGGACAAAAGCAGGACATCATTGGTCCTGTACCGGAGCCGGCAAGTCTTGCGGTGCTTGGCGTTGGTGCACTGGCTATGCTACGTCGGCGAAGAAGCAAGAAGTAGATTCTGAACCTTGGTGTTCGGTGCTTGAGGACGCTCCGCTTGCAGAGCGTCCTTTGCTTTGAATCAACTAGAGTCTTCTTAGCAGTTGAACAGCAGTGAGTCTCGTTCTTTCCAAGACAGAAGACTTTGATCCAGGCGCGAAAGCTCTGTCTTGATAATTTCCCTTTCACGATCTCGCTGCGGCTCCCAGTTGGCAATCCCAAACGTGAACCTAATCAAGCGATGAATGAGCGCCCCGCCAAGCTGGCTGATGAGTTCCTCTCTTTCAATTTCTACACCATGTGATTGCAGGTTGGTTAGATAACTTTGGAAGACTTGGTCACGATCTTCAGGCTCGCAGATGCTAAACACTATCTCTGTAAAATCTAAGACGGCAGGTCCCTTTGATACACGCGCCCAGTCTAAAATCACTGGCTGTCGGCTAACACTTTCAAAGAGAACGTTGTCCAGGTGCAAATCTCCATGTAGCAAGGTTTGCCCTCCGCTGGCTAACCTCTCCCGGACTTTGTCCTGTAACCGCATTGGATCGCATATCAGCGCTTTCACCTGGTCGCCAATCATTAATCCGTACTTCTCTTGGAATCGCTCATTTCGAGCTTCATACCAGTCCGGCTGTCGATTGAGAATCGGTATGGAAGGAAGCCAGTCAGCGCTGTCTAGGGTCGATGCTTGCCACCACTTGGCATGAAAGGCTGAGATGGCATCGACTAAATTGAGGGAGTCCTGCAATTTGAGGCAGTGCAGGCAGTTGCCTTGCTCCGCCTCCACAAAGTCCTCCAAGACCACAACTCCTCGCCCTAACTCTCTGTCTAATTTGGCGAAGTAACAGGCTGGCACTCGTAAGCCAGGGTCAGCGCCAAACTTCCGATAGAATTCAACTTCTCGATCTCCGCCTTGCCCATCGGTCGACCACAGTTTGACAATCACTGACTCAGGCGAACCCGTTCCGACAAGATTGCAGCGAAAAACTATGCTCGCAAGGCCGTATTCTTCACCTATTTGTTGTGTGCTATTAAGCTCAACATTCTCTAGACCTAGGGCGCAGGAAAGCCACTCGGACGTGATGTCCGAATGGCTAACTGGAACTGTTGTATCGCTGTCAGTCAAATTCAGTTCAGCATCGAAACGGTCTCAGCGGCTTTAGGCCA carries:
- a CDS encoding aminoglycoside phosphotransferase family protein codes for the protein MTDSDTTVPVSHSDITSEWLSCALGLENVELNSTQQIGEEYGLASIVFRCNLVGTGSPESVIVKLWSTDGQGGDREVEFYRKFGADPGLRVPACYFAKLDRELGRGVVVLEDFVEAEQGNCLHCLKLQDSLNLVDAISAFHAKWWQASTLDSADWLPSIPILNRQPDWYEARNERFQEKYGLMIGDQVKALICDPMRLQDKVRERLASGGQTLLHGDLHLDNVLFESVSRQPVILDWARVSKGPAVLDFTEIVFSICEPEDRDQVFQSYLTNLQSHGVEIEREELISQLGGALIHRLIRFTFGIANWEPQRDREREIIKTELSRLDQSLLSWKERDSLLFNC
- a CDS encoding PEP-CTERM sorting domain-containing protein, which gives rise to MKLTKYLACGALAGLATLSPAIDVYLDWTDAAPNIVAAWEAAGYTAPEDALTASDFLYFKHTVKAAMEAHYMGYTVVFKETTPSSPFEWIKFGASTASTSTYGMATRLDWRNAHKDDISYMYLKNFDDMIFKSMFTRAENIERLAVAIAGTATHELGHNLGLQHFDCYGDPTIAAPGYLGVTGQQNDHMMATGATGLTSLRRGSPRSFGLLEKMKLEFADGVAPTLGTTVAEALGPKDTLATAQSVFGSTLPLTGISAVNITGKTSTPGQLDLYKFETTIGTSIIANTFSHLTHGSPTNTTITLIDAGGSVLFSNTDIKFSGDMFMTSGSTYSTDSLIWNYSAPYTGTFYLGVSGMAPGDYDLLLGGASPVPEPATMAVLGLGLVALARRRRKKSA
- a CDS encoding PEP-CTERM sorting domain-containing protein — translated: MRNLILSTSTIAALAITAAANAVTVQMFDHTGTNANSLFLIAYNSVPKTVTATPYNVKIDGSPIVGYCVDLDHQAATNQTYPANALSAIGTYGAMGGKLGYIYNTYHTPAIDLDHQIAVQVALWEVRYDATYNLDAGAFKQISLNSTVKGYAQAILNDLSANPTFSNEAIIYRATDGQKQDIIGPVPEPASLAVLGVGALAMLRRRRSKK
- a CDS encoding cupin domain-containing protein, yielding MEATIYNLDDVRHEQPVPKIHLRRVRGERILFAHVTLEAGCHIATHHHESEQIAYVVSGRVLWRLGDPDQPGYREVEVTGGNVVVLPSNFPHGVDAIEETHIIDLLSPPGQMGVDRQAH
- a CDS encoding DUF1801 domain-containing protein — protein: MTSKAATVEQYLAELPADRLEAISTVREMIRKHLPEGYEEGMQYGMIGYFVPHSIYPKGYHCDPEQPLPFASIASQKNHMAVYLFCIYCDEESTSRFVKEYKATGKKLDMGKSCVRFKKLDDLALDVVGRAISRMPVADFIAQYEKQYVKK